In a single window of the Oryctolagus cuniculus chromosome 9, mOryCun1.1, whole genome shotgun sequence genome:
- the YAF2 gene encoding YY1-associated factor 2 isoform X5, with the protein MNATERKPRPVSQLVAQQVTQQFVPPAQSKKEKKDKVEKEKSEKEATSKKNSHKKTRPRLKNVDRSSAQHLEVTVGDLTVIITDFKEKTKSPAASSAASADQHSQSSSSDNTERGVSRPSSPRGEASSLNGEPH; encoded by the exons GAAGCCCCGGCCCGTCTCCCAGCTGGTTGCACAACAGGTCACACAGCAGTTTGTGCCCCCTGCACagtcaaagaaagagaaaaaagataaagtagaaaaagaaaaaagtgaaaaggaagCAACTAGCAAAAAGAACAGTCATAAGAAAACCAG GCCAAGATTGAAAAACGTGGATCGGAGTAGTGCTCAGCATTTGGAAGTGACCGTGGGAGACCTGACGGTCATCATTACAGACTTTAAGGAGAAAACCAAGTCGCCGGCCGCGTCCAGCGCCGCCTCCGCGGACCAGCACAGCCAGAGCTCGAGCTCTgacaacacagagagaggggtgtcCAGGCCGTCTTCACCCCGAGGGGAAGCCTCCTCGCTGAATGGAGAGCCTCACTAG
- the YAF2 gene encoding YY1-associated factor 2 isoform X4, with protein MMEPDSRKPRPVSQLVAQQVTQQFVPPAQSKKEKKDKVEKEKSEKEATSKKNSHKKTRPRLKNVDRSSAQHLEVTVGDLTVIITDFKEKTKSPAASSAASADQHSQSSSSDNTERGVSRPSSPRGEASSLNGEPH; from the exons GAAGCCCCGGCCCGTCTCCCAGCTGGTTGCACAACAGGTCACACAGCAGTTTGTGCCCCCTGCACagtcaaagaaagagaaaaaagataaagtagaaaaagaaaaaagtgaaaaggaagCAACTAGCAAAAAGAACAGTCATAAGAAAACCAG GCCAAGATTGAAAAACGTGGATCGGAGTAGTGCTCAGCATTTGGAAGTGACCGTGGGAGACCTGACGGTCATCATTACAGACTTTAAGGAGAAAACCAAGTCGCCGGCCGCGTCCAGCGCCGCCTCCGCGGACCAGCACAGCCAGAGCTCGAGCTCTgacaacacagagagaggggtgtcCAGGCCGTCTTCACCCCGAGGGGAAGCCTCCTCGCTGAATGGAGAGCCTCACTAG